The following proteins come from a genomic window of Streptomyces sp. GS7:
- the bldD gene encoding transcriptional regulator BldD, with product MSSEYAKQLGAKLRAIRTQQGLSLHGVEEKSQGRWKAVVVGSYERGDRAVTVQRLAELADFYGVPVQELLPGTTPGGAAEPPPKLVLDLERLAHVPQEKAGPLQRYAATIQSQRGDYNGKVLSIRQDDLRTLAVIYDQSPSVLTEQLISWGVLDADARRAVQHEEI from the coding sequence ATGTCCAGCGAATACGCCAAACAGCTCGGGGCCAAGCTCCGCGCCATCCGTACCCAGCAGGGCCTCTCTCTCCACGGCGTCGAGGAGAAGTCCCAGGGCCGCTGGAAGGCCGTGGTGGTGGGGTCCTACGAGCGCGGCGACCGTGCCGTGACCGTGCAGCGCCTCGCCGAGCTGGCGGACTTCTACGGCGTCCCGGTGCAGGAGCTGCTCCCGGGCACGACGCCCGGCGGCGCTGCCGAGCCGCCGCCGAAGCTGGTGCTGGACCTGGAGCGCCTCGCCCATGTCCCGCAGGAGAAGGCCGGCCCGCTCCAGCGCTACGCCGCCACCATCCAGAGCCAGCGCGGCGACTACAACGGCAAGGTCCTCTCGATCAGACAGGACGATCTCCGCACCCTCGCGGTGATCTACGACCAGTCGCCCTCGGTGCTCACCGAGCAGCTGATCAGCTGGGGTGTGCTCGACGCGGACGCGCGCCGCGCCGTGCAGCACGAGGAGATCTGA
- the pyrR gene encoding bifunctional pyr operon transcriptional regulator/uracil phosphoribosyltransferase PyrR, which produces MDARSSDTSVQLPARPVLEGPDIARMLTRIAHEIVERAKGADDVVLLGIPTRGVFLARRLAAKLEEITGRAIPVGSLDITMYRDDLRLGPARALARTDIPADGIEGRVVLLVDDVLFSGRTIRAALDALGDIGRPRAVQLAVLVDRGHRELPIRADYVGKNLPTSLRETVKVQLTEEDGRDAVLLGLRSASLRLGSSTESSEAEHNTPAGER; this is translated from the coding sequence ATGGACGCAAGAAGTTCCGACACGAGTGTTCAGCTTCCCGCGCGGCCGGTGCTCGAAGGCCCGGACATCGCGCGGATGCTCACCCGCATCGCCCACGAGATCGTCGAGCGCGCCAAGGGCGCGGACGACGTGGTGCTGCTGGGGATCCCCACCCGCGGCGTCTTCCTCGCCCGGCGGCTGGCCGCCAAGCTTGAGGAGATCACCGGCCGCGCCATCCCGGTGGGCTCGCTCGACATCACGATGTACCGCGACGATCTGCGGCTGGGCCCGGCCCGCGCGCTGGCCCGTACGGACATCCCCGCCGACGGCATCGAGGGCCGGGTCGTCCTCCTCGTCGACGACGTGCTCTTCTCCGGGCGCACCATCCGCGCCGCGCTCGACGCACTGGGCGACATCGGGCGCCCGCGCGCCGTCCAGCTCGCGGTGCTGGTCGACCGAGGCCACCGCGAACTGCCGATCCGTGCCGACTACGTAGGCAAGAACCTCCCCACGTCGCTGCGGGAGACGGTCAAGGTCCAGCTCACCGAGGAGGACGGCCGGGACGCCGTGCTGCTCGGCCTGCGCTCCGCTTCGCTCCGCCTCGGCTCTTCGACCGAGTCCTCGGAAGCCGAGCACAACACCCCGGCCGGCGAGCGCTAG
- a CDS encoding aspartate carbamoyltransferase catalytic subunit, with the protein MKRHLISAADLTRDDAVLILDTAEEMARVVDRPIKKLPTLRGRTVCNLFFEDSTRTRISFEAAEKRLSADVINFAAKGSSVSKGESLKDTAQTLEAMGVDAVVIRHSASGAPYRLATSGWIDAPVINAGDGTHQHPTQALLDAFTMRRRLIGPDAGLGQDLGGKRVTIVGDVLHSRVARSNVDLLHTLGAEVTLVAPPTLVPVGVETWPCEVSYDLDSVLPKSDAVMMLRVQRERMNAAFFPTEREYARRYGLDGDRMARMPGSAIVMHPGPMVRGMEITAEVADSDRCTVVEQVANGVSIRMAVLYLLLGGNEPAVTNPRTEEK; encoded by the coding sequence ATGAAGCGCCACCTCATCTCGGCCGCCGATCTCACGCGGGACGACGCCGTGCTGATCCTCGACACCGCCGAGGAAATGGCCCGGGTCGTCGACCGGCCGATCAAGAAACTGCCCACCCTGCGCGGACGGACGGTCTGCAACCTCTTCTTCGAGGACTCGACCCGGACCCGGATCTCGTTCGAGGCCGCCGAGAAGCGGCTGTCCGCGGACGTCATCAACTTCGCCGCCAAGGGGTCCAGCGTCTCCAAGGGCGAGTCCCTCAAGGACACCGCCCAGACCCTGGAGGCGATGGGCGTCGACGCCGTGGTCATCCGCCACAGCGCCTCCGGCGCCCCCTACCGGCTCGCCACCTCCGGCTGGATCGACGCCCCCGTCATCAACGCCGGCGACGGCACCCACCAGCACCCCACCCAGGCGCTGCTCGACGCCTTCACCATGCGCCGCCGGCTCATCGGCCCGGACGCCGGGCTCGGCCAGGACCTCGGCGGCAAGCGCGTCACCATCGTCGGCGATGTGCTGCACAGCCGCGTCGCGCGCTCCAACGTCGACCTGCTGCACACCCTCGGCGCCGAGGTCACCCTCGTCGCACCTCCCACCCTGGTGCCGGTCGGCGTCGAGACCTGGCCGTGCGAGGTGTCGTACGACCTCGACAGCGTGCTGCCGAAGTCCGACGCCGTGATGATGCTGCGGGTGCAGCGCGAGCGCATGAACGCCGCGTTCTTCCCGACCGAGCGCGAGTACGCGCGCCGCTACGGCCTGGACGGCGACCGGATGGCGCGGATGCCCGGGAGCGCCATCGTGATGCACCCCGGCCCGATGGTCCGCGGCATGGAGATCACCGCCGAGGTCGCCGACTCCGACCGCTGCACGGTCGTCGAGCAGGTGGCCAACGGCGTGTCCATCCGCATGGCCGTCCTGTACCTGCTGCTGGGCGGCAACGAGCCCGCCGTCACGAACCCCCGTACCGAGGAGAAGTAA
- a CDS encoding dihydroorotase translates to MSKILIRGAKVLGGEPQDVVITDGTITAVGTDLTVSSAEGAQVIEAAGKILLPGLVDLHTHLREPGREDSETVLTGTRAAASGGYTAVFAMANTFPVADTAGVVEQVYRLGKEHGYCDVQPIGAVTVGLEGRKLAELGAMHESAAGVTVFSDDGKCVDDAVIMRRALEYVKAFGGVVAQHAQEPRLTEGAQMNEGVVSAELGLGGWPAVAEESIIARDVLLAEHVGSRVHICHLSTAGSVEIVRWAKSRGIDVTAEVTPHHLLLTDEMVRTYNPVYKVNPPLRTERDVMALREALADGTIDIVATDHAPHPHEDKDCEWAAAAMGMVGLETALSVVQQTMVETGLLTWADVADRMSFAPARIGRAAGHGRPISAGEPANLTLVDSAYRGEVDPAGFASRSRNTPYEGRELPGRVTHTFLRGRATVVDGKLA, encoded by the coding sequence ATGAGCAAGATTCTGATCCGCGGTGCGAAGGTGCTCGGCGGCGAGCCGCAGGACGTCGTGATCACGGACGGGACCATCACGGCGGTCGGTACCGATCTGACCGTCTCCAGCGCCGAGGGCGCCCAGGTCATCGAGGCCGCCGGCAAGATCCTGCTGCCGGGCCTCGTCGACCTGCACACCCATCTGCGCGAGCCCGGCCGGGAGGACTCCGAGACCGTGCTGACCGGCACGCGGGCCGCCGCCTCCGGCGGCTACACGGCCGTGTTCGCCATGGCCAACACCTTCCCCGTCGCCGACACCGCCGGCGTCGTCGAGCAGGTCTACCGGCTCGGCAAGGAGCACGGCTACTGCGACGTGCAGCCCATCGGCGCCGTCACCGTCGGCCTGGAGGGCAGGAAGCTCGCCGAGCTGGGCGCCATGCACGAGTCCGCGGCCGGTGTCACCGTCTTCTCCGACGACGGCAAGTGCGTCGACGACGCCGTGATCATGCGCCGTGCCCTGGAGTACGTGAAGGCGTTCGGCGGGGTCGTCGCGCAGCACGCCCAGGAGCCGCGGCTGACCGAGGGCGCCCAGATGAACGAGGGCGTCGTCTCGGCCGAGCTGGGGCTGGGCGGCTGGCCCGCGGTCGCCGAGGAGTCGATCATCGCCCGCGATGTGCTGCTCGCCGAGCACGTCGGGTCCCGGGTGCACATCTGCCACCTGTCGACCGCCGGCAGCGTCGAGATCGTGCGCTGGGCCAAGTCCCGCGGCATCGACGTGACGGCCGAGGTCACCCCGCACCACCTGCTGCTCACCGACGAGATGGTGCGCACCTACAACCCCGTCTACAAGGTCAACCCGCCGCTGCGCACCGAGCGCGACGTCATGGCGCTGCGCGAGGCCCTCGCCGACGGCACCATCGACATCGTCGCCACCGACCACGCCCCGCACCCCCACGAGGACAAGGACTGCGAGTGGGCCGCGGCCGCCATGGGCATGGTGGGCCTGGAGACCGCGCTGTCCGTCGTCCAGCAGACGATGGTGGAGACCGGCCTGCTCACCTGGGCGGACGTCGCGGACCGGATGTCCTTCGCACCGGCCCGGATCGGCCGCGCCGCCGGCCACGGCCGCCCCATCTCGGCAGGCGAGCCCGCCAACCTCACGCTGGTCGATTCCGCTTACCGTGGAGAGGTGGACCCCGCGGGCTTCGCCTCCCGCAGCCGCAACACCCCCTACGAGGGCCGTGAGCTGCCGGGGCGCGTCACCCACACCTTCCTGCGGGGCCGCGCAACGGTCGTCGACGGGAAGCTGGCGTGA
- a CDS encoding PH-like domain-containing protein — protein sequence MTPPLIHLAAAPHSAPVTDWAARIAWVVGLLVFVAFVYWLMRQGWKWRGTLQGDLPELPTAPDDAGEPRLALSGRYHGSTTAGQWLDRIVARGLGTRSRVELTLTDRGLGVVRPGAEDFFVPTAALRGARLDKGIAGKVLTEGGLLVVTWEHGDKQIDSGFRSDRAGEHPAWVEAINQLSSSQHTTEHTETEGAR from the coding sequence GTGACTCCTCCACTCATCCATCTGGCCGCAGCGCCGCACTCCGCCCCGGTCACCGACTGGGCCGCGCGGATCGCCTGGGTCGTCGGGCTCCTGGTCTTCGTCGCCTTCGTCTACTGGCTGATGCGCCAGGGCTGGAAGTGGCGCGGCACCCTCCAGGGCGATCTGCCCGAGCTGCCCACGGCGCCCGACGACGCGGGCGAGCCTCGGCTGGCCCTCAGCGGCCGCTACCACGGCTCGACCACCGCCGGGCAGTGGCTCGACCGGATCGTCGCCCGCGGCCTGGGCACCCGCAGCCGCGTCGAGCTGACCCTGACCGACCGGGGTCTGGGCGTCGTACGGCCGGGGGCCGAGGACTTCTTCGTCCCGACCGCCGCCCTGCGCGGCGCCCGCCTGGACAAGGGCATCGCCGGCAAGGTCCTGACCGAAGGCGGCCTGCTGGTCGTCACGTGGGAGCACGGCGACAAGCAGATCGACTCCGGCTTCCGCTCCGACCGGGCCGGCGAGCACCCGGCCTGGGTCGAGGCCATCAACCAGCTCAGCAGCAGCCAGCACACCACCGAGCACACCGAAACGGAAGGCGCACGATGA
- the carA gene encoding glutamine-hydrolyzing carbamoyl-phosphate synthase small subunit, protein MTTSTKGTAKIPAVLVLEDGRTFRGRAYGAVGETFGEAVFSTGMTGYQETLTDPSYHRQVVIMTAPHVGNTGVNDEDPESARIWVSGYVVRDPARVPSNWRSRRSLDEELRHQGVVGISGIDTRALTRHLRERGAMRVGIFSGNALPDAGTMLAEVRQAPEMQGADLSAQVATKEPYVVPAIGAKKFTVAAVDLGIKGMTPHRMAERGIEVHVLPATATAEDVYAVDPDGVFFSNGPGDPATADHPVSVMREVLSRRTPLFGICFGNQILGRALGFGTYKLKYGHRGINQPVQDRTTGKVEVTAHNHGFAVDAPLDKVSDTPFGRAEVSHVCLNDNVVEGLQLLDQPAFSVQYHPEAAAGPHDAAYLFDRFVSLMEGQRA, encoded by the coding sequence ATGACGACCTCCACCAAGGGGACCGCCAAAATCCCCGCCGTACTCGTCCTGGAGGACGGCCGCACGTTCCGCGGCCGTGCCTACGGGGCCGTGGGGGAGACCTTCGGCGAGGCGGTGTTCTCCACCGGCATGACCGGCTATCAGGAGACGCTGACCGACCCCTCGTACCACCGCCAGGTCGTCATCATGACCGCCCCCCACGTCGGCAACACCGGGGTGAACGACGAGGATCCGGAGTCCGCGCGGATCTGGGTCTCCGGCTACGTCGTCCGCGACCCCGCCCGCGTGCCGTCCAACTGGCGCTCCCGGCGCTCCCTCGACGAGGAGCTGCGCCACCAGGGCGTCGTCGGCATCAGCGGTATCGACACCCGTGCGCTCACCCGCCATCTGCGCGAGCGCGGCGCGATGCGGGTCGGCATCTTCTCCGGCAACGCGCTGCCCGACGCGGGCACGATGCTCGCCGAGGTGCGCCAGGCCCCCGAGATGCAGGGCGCGGACCTCTCCGCCCAGGTCGCCACCAAGGAGCCGTACGTCGTCCCGGCGATCGGTGCGAAGAAGTTCACCGTCGCCGCCGTCGACCTCGGCATCAAGGGCATGACCCCGCACCGGATGGCCGAGCGCGGCATCGAGGTGCACGTCCTGCCGGCCACCGCCACCGCCGAGGACGTCTACGCGGTCGACCCCGACGGCGTGTTCTTCTCCAACGGGCCGGGCGACCCGGCCACCGCCGACCACCCGGTCTCCGTGATGCGCGAGGTGCTCTCCCGCAGGACCCCGCTGTTCGGCATCTGCTTCGGCAACCAGATCCTGGGCCGGGCGCTGGGCTTCGGCACGTACAAGCTCAAGTACGGGCACCGCGGCATCAACCAGCCCGTCCAGGACCGTACGACGGGCAAGGTCGAGGTGACCGCGCACAACCACGGGTTCGCCGTGGACGCGCCGCTCGACAAGGTCTCCGACACCCCCTTCGGCCGCGCCGAGGTCTCCCACGTCTGCCTCAACGACAACGTGGTGGAGGGGCTCCAGCTCCTCGACCAGCCGGCCTTCAGCGTCCAGTACCACCCCGAAGCAGCCGCGGGTCCGCACGACGCCGCGTACCTCTTCGACCGCTTCGTTTCCCTGATGGAGGGCCAGCGTGCCTAA
- the carB gene encoding carbamoyl-phosphate synthase large subunit, which translates to MPKRTDIQSVLVIGSGPIVIGQAAEFDYSGTQACRVLKSEGLRVILVNSNPATIMTDPEIADATYVEPITPDFVEKIIAKERPDALLPTLGGQTALNTAISLHEAGTLDKYGVELIGANVEAIHKGEDRDLFKDVVAAVNAKIGHGESARSVICHSMDDVLKGVDELGGYPVVVRPSFTMGGAGSGFAHDEEELRRIAGQGLTLSPTTEVLLEESILGWKEYELELMRDKHDNVVVVCSIENFDPMGVHTGDSITVAPAMTLTDREYQILRDIGIAVIREVGVDTGGCNIQFAVNPEDGRVIVIEMNPRVSRSSALASKATGFPIAKIAARLAVGYTLDEIPNDITEQTPASFEPTLDYVVVKVPRFAFEKFPAADATLTTTMKSVGEAMAIGRNFTEALQKALRSLEKKGSQFAFTGAPGDKAELLELAQVPTDGRINTVMQAIRAGATPQEVFDATKIDPWFVDQLFLVKEIADEIAAVDKLGPDILADAKRHGFSDAQIADIRGLREDVVREVRHALGVRPVYKTVDTCAAEFAAKTPYFYSSYDEETEVAPREKPAVIILGSGPNRIGQGIEFDYSCVHASFALSDAGYETVMVNCNPETVSTDYDTSDRLYFEPLTLEDVLEIVHAETQAGPVAGVVVQLGGQTPLGLAQALKDNGVPIVGTSPEAIDLAEERGAFGRVLTEAGLPAPKYGTAFSFAEAKTIAAEIGFPVMVRPSYVLGGRGMEIVYDEPSLAEYLERHAGLIDRHPVLIDRFLDDAIEIDVDALYDGHELYLGGVMEHIEEAGIHSGDSACALPPITLGGFDIKRLRASTEAIAKGVGVRGLINIQFAMAGDILYVLEANPRASRTVPFTSKATAVPLAKAAARISLGATIAELRAEGMLPRTGDGGTLPLDAPISVKEAVMPWSRFRDIHGRGVDTVLGPEMRSTGEVMGIDSVFGTAYAKSQSGAYGALPTKGRAFVSVANRDKRSMIFPARELVAHGFELLATSGTAEVLRRNGIKATVVRKQSEGEGPNGEKTIVQLIHDGEVDLIVNTPYGTGGRLDGYDIRTASVARGIPCLTTVQALAAAVQGIEAMSRGDVGVRSLQEHARHLTAAREE; encoded by the coding sequence GTGCCTAAGCGCACCGATATCCAGTCCGTCCTGGTCATCGGCTCCGGCCCGATCGTCATCGGCCAGGCCGCCGAATTCGACTACTCCGGAACCCAGGCATGCCGGGTCCTCAAGTCCGAGGGCCTGCGCGTCATCCTGGTGAACTCCAACCCGGCCACGATCATGACCGACCCGGAGATCGCCGACGCGACGTACGTCGAGCCGATCACCCCGGACTTCGTCGAGAAGATCATCGCCAAGGAGCGCCCGGACGCCCTGCTGCCCACCCTGGGCGGCCAGACGGCGCTCAACACCGCCATCTCGCTGCACGAGGCCGGCACCCTCGACAAGTACGGCGTCGAGCTGATCGGCGCCAACGTCGAGGCGATCCACAAGGGCGAGGACCGCGACCTGTTCAAGGACGTCGTCGCCGCGGTCAACGCCAAGATCGGCCACGGCGAGTCCGCCCGCTCGGTCATCTGCCACTCCATGGACGACGTCCTCAAGGGCGTCGACGAGCTCGGCGGTTACCCGGTCGTCGTCCGCCCCTCGTTCACCATGGGCGGTGCCGGCTCCGGCTTCGCGCACGACGAGGAGGAGCTGCGCCGGATCGCCGGCCAGGGCCTGACGCTCTCGCCGACCACCGAGGTGCTCCTGGAGGAGTCCATCCTCGGCTGGAAGGAGTACGAGCTGGAGCTGATGCGCGACAAGCACGACAACGTCGTGGTCGTCTGCTCCATCGAGAACTTCGACCCCATGGGCGTGCACACCGGCGACTCGATCACCGTCGCGCCGGCGATGACGCTCACCGACCGCGAGTACCAGATCCTGCGCGACATCGGCATCGCGGTGATCCGCGAGGTCGGCGTGGACACCGGCGGCTGCAACATCCAGTTCGCGGTCAACCCCGAGGACGGCCGGGTCATCGTCATCGAGATGAACCCCCGGGTCTCCCGCTCCTCCGCGCTGGCTTCCAAGGCCACCGGCTTCCCGATCGCGAAGATCGCCGCCCGGCTCGCCGTCGGCTACACCCTCGACGAGATCCCCAACGACATCACCGAGCAGACCCCGGCCTCCTTCGAGCCGACCCTCGACTACGTCGTCGTGAAGGTCCCGCGGTTCGCCTTCGAGAAGTTCCCGGCCGCCGACGCCACCCTCACCACGACCATGAAGTCGGTCGGCGAGGCGATGGCCATCGGCCGCAACTTCACCGAGGCGCTCCAGAAGGCGCTGCGCTCGCTGGAGAAGAAGGGCAGCCAGTTCGCTTTCACCGGCGCGCCCGGTGACAAGGCGGAGCTGCTGGAGCTGGCCCAGGTCCCGACCGACGGCCGGATCAACACCGTGATGCAGGCGATCCGGGCCGGCGCCACCCCGCAGGAGGTCTTCGACGCCACGAAGATCGACCCGTGGTTCGTCGACCAGCTCTTCCTCGTCAAGGAGATCGCCGACGAGATCGCCGCGGTCGACAAGCTCGGCCCGGACATCCTTGCGGACGCAAAGCGCCACGGCTTCTCCGACGCCCAGATCGCGGACATCCGCGGCCTGCGCGAGGACGTCGTCCGCGAGGTCCGCCACGCCCTCGGCGTCCGGCCCGTCTACAAGACGGTCGACACCTGCGCGGCCGAGTTCGCGGCGAAGACCCCGTACTTCTACTCGTCCTACGACGAGGAGACCGAGGTCGCCCCGCGCGAGAAGCCGGCCGTGATCATCCTCGGCTCCGGTCCCAACCGCATCGGCCAGGGCATCGAGTTCGACTACTCCTGCGTCCACGCCTCCTTCGCGCTCAGCGACGCCGGCTACGAGACCGTGATGGTCAACTGCAACCCGGAGACCGTCTCCACCGACTACGACACCTCCGACCGGCTCTACTTCGAGCCGCTCACCCTGGAGGACGTCCTGGAGATCGTGCACGCCGAGACCCAGGCCGGCCCGGTCGCCGGCGTCGTCGTCCAGCTCGGCGGGCAGACCCCGCTGGGCCTGGCACAGGCGCTCAAGGACAACGGCGTCCCGATCGTCGGCACCTCGCCGGAGGCCATCGACCTGGCCGAGGAGCGCGGCGCGTTCGGCCGGGTGCTGACCGAGGCCGGGCTGCCGGCCCCCAAGTACGGCACCGCCTTCTCCTTCGCCGAGGCCAAGACGATCGCCGCCGAGATCGGCTTCCCGGTCATGGTCCGGCCCTCGTACGTGCTCGGCGGCCGGGGCATGGAGATCGTCTACGACGAGCCGTCGCTGGCCGAGTACCTGGAGCGGCACGCCGGCCTGATCGACCGGCACCCGGTCCTCATCGACCGGTTCCTCGACGACGCCATCGAGATCGACGTCGACGCGCTCTACGACGGCCACGAGCTCTACCTCGGCGGCGTCATGGAGCACATCGAGGAGGCCGGCATCCACTCCGGCGACTCCGCCTGCGCGCTGCCCCCGATCACCCTCGGCGGCTTCGACATCAAGCGGCTGCGGGCCTCAACGGAGGCCATCGCCAAGGGAGTCGGGGTCCGCGGGCTGATCAACATCCAGTTCGCGATGGCCGGCGACATCCTCTACGTCCTCGAAGCCAACCCGCGCGCCTCGCGCACCGTCCCCTTCACCTCGAAGGCCACCGCGGTGCCGCTGGCCAAGGCCGCCGCCCGGATCTCGCTGGGCGCCACCATCGCCGAGCTGCGCGCCGAGGGCATGCTGCCCAGGACCGGCGACGGCGGCACCCTGCCGCTGGACGCGCCGATCTCCGTCAAGGAAGCCGTCATGCCCTGGTCGCGGTTCCGCGACATCCACGGCCGCGGCGTGGACACCGTCCTCGGCCCGGAGATGCGCTCCACCGGCGAGGTCATGGGCATCGACTCGGTCTTCGGGACCGCGTACGCCAAGTCGCAGTCCGGCGCCTACGGGGCGCTGCCCACCAAGGGCCGCGCGTTCGTCTCCGTCGCCAACCGCGACAAGCGCTCGATGATCTTCCCGGCCCGTGAGCTGGTCGCCCACGGCTTCGAGCTGCTGGCCACCTCCGGCACCGCCGAGGTGCTGCGCCGCAACGGCATCAAGGCCACCGTGGTGCGCAAGCAGTCCGAGGGCGAGGGTCCCAACGGCGAGAAGACCATCGTCCAGCTGATCCACGACGGGGAGGTCGACCTGATCGTCAACACCCCCTACGGGACGGGCGGCCGGCTCGACGGCTACGACATCCGCACCGCGTCCGTCGCCCGCGGCATCCCCTGCCTGACAACGGTCCAGGCGCTGGCCGCGGCCGTACAGGGCATCGAGGCGATGTCCCGCGGCGACGTCGGGGTGCGCTCCCTCCAGGAGCACGCGCGACATCTGACCGCGGCCCGCGAGGAGTAG
- a CDS encoding quinone-dependent dihydroorotate dehydrogenase, with protein sequence MYRLFFQLFFQRMDPEKAHHLAFGWIRLAARVPVLRTFVAAALAPRYKELRTEALGRRMHGPFGLAAGFDKNAVAIDGMTMLGFDHVEIGTVTAQPQPGNPKKRLFRLVPDRALINRMGFNNEGSAAVAARLAARNPVFRTTVGVNIGKTKVVPEAEATADYVTSTERLARYADYLVVNVSSPNTPGLRNLQAVDHLRPLLTAVREAADRTVTGRRVPLLVKIAPDLADADIDAVADLAVELGLDGIIATNTTIAREGLGLTSDPKLIAETGGLSGAPVKERSLEVLRRLYARVGDRITLIGVGGIETAEDAWQRILAGATLVQGYSAFIYEGPFWCRAIHKGLAARLRNSPYATLADAVGAEHKKVTS encoded by the coding sequence ATGTACCGCCTGTTCTTCCAGCTGTTCTTCCAGCGCATGGACCCCGAGAAGGCCCACCACCTGGCCTTCGGCTGGATCCGCCTGGCCGCCCGTGTACCCGTGCTGCGCACCTTCGTCGCGGCCGCCCTCGCCCCCCGTTACAAGGAGCTGCGTACCGAGGCCCTGGGCCGCCGGATGCACGGCCCCTTCGGCCTGGCCGCCGGCTTCGACAAGAACGCCGTGGCCATCGACGGGATGACCATGCTCGGCTTCGACCACGTCGAGATCGGCACCGTCACCGCCCAGCCGCAGCCCGGCAATCCGAAGAAGCGGCTGTTCCGGCTGGTGCCGGACCGCGCCCTGATCAACCGGATGGGCTTCAACAACGAGGGCTCGGCGGCCGTCGCGGCCCGCCTGGCCGCCCGGAACCCGGTGTTCCGGACCACCGTCGGCGTCAACATCGGCAAGACCAAGGTCGTCCCGGAAGCCGAGGCGACCGCCGACTACGTCACCTCCACCGAGCGGCTGGCCCGGTACGCCGACTACCTCGTCGTCAACGTCTCCTCCCCGAACACGCCCGGACTGCGCAACCTCCAGGCCGTCGACCACCTGCGCCCGCTGCTGACCGCGGTCCGCGAGGCCGCCGACCGCACGGTCACCGGCCGCCGGGTCCCGCTCCTGGTGAAGATTGCCCCGGACCTGGCCGACGCGGACATCGACGCGGTCGCCGACCTCGCCGTCGAGCTGGGCCTGGACGGCATCATCGCCACCAACACCACCATCGCCCGCGAGGGCCTGGGGCTGACCTCCGACCCGAAGCTGATCGCCGAGACCGGCGGCCTCTCCGGCGCCCCCGTCAAGGAGCGCTCCCTGGAGGTGCTGCGCCGCCTGTACGCCCGGGTCGGCGACCGGATCACCCTCATCGGGGTCGGCGGCATCGAGACCGCCGAGGACGCGTGGCAGCGGATCCTCGCCGGTGCCACCCTCGTCCAGGGCTACAGCGCCTTCATCTACGAGGGCCCGTTCTGGTGCCGCGCGATCCACAAGGGTCTGGCCGCGCGCCTGCGCAACAGCCCGTACGCCACCCTCGCCGACGCGGTCGGCGCCGAGCACAAGAAGGTGACCTCATGA
- the pyrF gene encoding orotidine-5'-phosphate decarboxylase: MTARPEPFGARLRRAMDERGPLCVGIDPHASLLADWGLNDDVAGLARFTRTVVEALGEQVAVFKPQSAFFERFGSRGVAVLETAVEEARERGALILMDAKRGDIGSTMSAYAEAFLRTDSPLFSDALTVSPYLGYGSLRPAVELARESGAGLFVLGLTSNPEGAEVQRAVREDGRTVAATMLGHLAADNAGQAPLGSFGAVVGATLGDLSSFDLAINGPLLAPGIGAQGATPADLPTVFGDTVRNVVPSVSRGVLRHGPDTAALRAAAARFADEVRTAVG; the protein is encoded by the coding sequence ATGACGGCCCGCCCCGAGCCCTTCGGCGCCCGCCTCCGCCGCGCCATGGACGAGCGCGGCCCGCTCTGCGTCGGCATCGACCCGCACGCCTCGCTGCTGGCCGACTGGGGCCTGAACGACGATGTCGCGGGCCTGGCCCGCTTCACCCGCACCGTCGTGGAGGCGCTGGGCGAGCAGGTCGCCGTCTTCAAGCCGCAGTCCGCGTTCTTCGAGCGCTTCGGCTCGCGCGGCGTCGCCGTCCTGGAGACCGCGGTCGAGGAGGCGCGCGAGCGCGGCGCGCTGATCCTCATGGACGCCAAGCGCGGCGACATCGGCTCCACGATGAGCGCCTACGCCGAGGCGTTCCTGCGCACGGACTCGCCGCTGTTCTCGGACGCGCTGACCGTCTCCCCGTACCTGGGCTACGGCTCGCTGCGGCCGGCCGTCGAGCTGGCGCGGGAGAGCGGCGCCGGGCTGTTCGTGCTCGGACTCACCTCGAACCCGGAGGGCGCGGAGGTGCAGCGGGCGGTGCGCGAGGACGGCCGCACCGTCGCCGCCACGATGCTCGGCCACCTCGCCGCGGACAACGCCGGGCAGGCTCCTCTGGGGTCGTTCGGCGCGGTCGTCGGGGCCACCCTCGGCGATCTCTCCTCGTTCGATCTGGCGATCAACGGGCCGCTGCTGGCCCCCGGCATCGGAGCGCAGGGCGCCACCCCCGCCGACCTGCCCACCGTCTTCGGCGACACGGTCCGCAACGTGGTGCCGAGTGTCAGCCGGGGGGTGCTGCGGCACGGTCCGGACACCGCGGCGCTGCGCGCGGCGGCGGCCCGTTTCGCCGACGAAGTGCGGACAGCGGTCGGATAA